From one Rhodoferax sp. PAMC 29310 genomic stretch:
- the acpP gene encoding acyl carrier protein: MSDIEARVKKIIAEQLGVEESQVTSEKAFVADLGADSLDTVELVMALEDEFGIEIPDEDAEKITTVQNAIDYANTHKKA; this comes from the coding sequence ATGAGCGATATCGAAGCACGCGTCAAAAAAATTATTGCCGAACAACTCGGTGTGGAAGAGTCACAAGTCACCAGCGAAAAAGCCTTTGTGGCTGATTTGGGTGCAGACTCTCTCGATACTGTAGAGTTGGTCATGGCACTGGAAGATGAGTTCGGAATTGAAATTCCTGACGAAGATGCAGAGAAAATCACCACCGTGCAAAACGCCATTGATTACGCCAATACGCACAAGAAAGCGTAA
- the fabG gene encoding 3-oxoacyl-ACP reductase FabG yields MSEVKFDGQVALVTGASRGIGAAIALTLAKRGLKVIGTATTDAGAEKISDALAQFPGCGGRTLDVNDAKSSEALIDAIVKEHGGLQVLVNNAGITRDNLAMRMKDDEWDAVLDTNLKAVFRMSRAVMRTMMKQRYGRIISITSVVGASGNAGQANYAAAKAGVAGMTRALARELGSRNITVNCVAPGFIETDMTAGLLEDQQKALLSQIPLGHLGKPTDIAHAVAYLASPEAAYVTGQELNVNGGMYMS; encoded by the coding sequence ATGAGTGAAGTTAAATTTGACGGTCAAGTGGCTCTGGTGACAGGCGCGTCCCGAGGTATTGGTGCGGCCATTGCATTGACGCTGGCCAAGCGAGGCCTGAAAGTCATCGGTACGGCCACCACCGATGCGGGTGCCGAGAAAATCTCCGACGCCTTGGCGCAGTTCCCCGGCTGTGGTGGGCGGACGCTGGATGTGAATGATGCCAAGTCATCTGAAGCCCTCATCGACGCGATCGTGAAAGAGCACGGCGGTTTGCAAGTGCTCGTGAACAATGCAGGCATCACCCGTGACAACCTCGCCATGCGCATGAAGGATGACGAGTGGGATGCGGTACTTGATACGAATTTGAAGGCAGTCTTTCGCATGAGTCGCGCGGTGATGCGCACCATGATGAAGCAGCGCTACGGCCGCATTATCAGTATTACCTCAGTGGTGGGGGCGTCCGGCAACGCTGGACAAGCGAATTACGCTGCAGCCAAGGCTGGCGTTGCCGGGATGACTCGGGCGCTGGCGCGCGAGTTGGGGTCGCGAAATATCACGGTCAATTGCGTAGCGCCCGGTTTTATTGAAACTGACATGACTGCCGGCCTCTTGGAAGACCAGCAGAAAGCGCTGTTGAGCCAGATTCCGCTGGGACACCTGGGCAAGCCCACTGACATTGCGCACGCGGTGGCCTATTTGGCATCGCCTGAAGCCGCTTATGTGACAGGGCAAGAGTTGAATGTCAACGGCGGCATGTATATGTCCTGA
- the fabD gene encoding ACP S-malonyltransferase, whose translation MNPFAFVFPGQGSQSVGMLDAWGDHPVVRDTLSEASEALGEDVGQLIKEGPKEALALTSNTQPVMLVAAIAAYRVWMSEVGLAPAAVAGHSLGEYSALVAAGSLTLAQAAPLVRFRAKAMQEAVPVGVGAMAAILGMDAARVVAGCDEVMVTLGADSSEVVAAVNFNDPMQTVIAGSKAAVDRACEVLKANGAKRALLLPVSAPFHSALMKPAAEKLRVQLESVEILAPQIPLINNIDVTIHSDVSAIRDALYRQAFGPVRWVECVQAIKSRGVRSVVECGPGKVLAGMVKRIDPELNGFALFDPATLADVKNVLLSEPNE comes from the coding sequence ATGAATCCTTTTGCTTTTGTTTTTCCTGGCCAAGGCTCTCAGTCGGTTGGCATGTTGGATGCTTGGGGAGATCACCCGGTTGTTCGGGATACCCTAAGTGAGGCCTCCGAGGCCTTGGGCGAGGATGTCGGTCAGCTTATCAAAGAAGGCCCCAAAGAGGCGTTGGCACTGACTAGCAACACGCAGCCAGTTATGTTGGTTGCGGCGATCGCGGCGTACCGTGTCTGGATGAGTGAGGTCGGTCTGGCCCCTGCCGCAGTCGCCGGCCACTCATTGGGCGAATACTCTGCCTTGGTGGCGGCTGGCTCATTGACACTGGCTCAGGCGGCGCCACTGGTGCGCTTCCGGGCCAAAGCTATGCAGGAAGCTGTGCCAGTTGGTGTCGGAGCCATGGCCGCCATTCTGGGTATGGATGCTGCAAGAGTAGTCGCCGGGTGTGATGAGGTGATGGTGACCCTGGGTGCAGATTCGTCAGAGGTCGTGGCGGCCGTGAACTTCAATGACCCAATGCAAACGGTCATTGCGGGCAGTAAAGCGGCTGTTGACAGAGCATGTGAGGTGCTGAAAGCCAATGGAGCCAAGCGTGCTTTGCTGCTCCCGGTGTCGGCGCCTTTTCATTCGGCGCTGATGAAGCCCGCTGCGGAAAAACTGCGCGTTCAGCTTGAGAGTGTGGAGATCCTGGCCCCCCAAATTCCGTTGATCAACAACATCGACGTGACCATCCATTCAGACGTCAGCGCGATACGGGACGCCTTGTACCGTCAGGCTTTTGGCCCTGTGCGCTGGGTGGAGTGTGTACAGGCCATCAAGTCACGCGGCGTGAGGAGCGTCGTCGAGTGCGGTCCGGGCAAAGTGCTGGCCGGCATGGTCAAGCGTATCGACCCTGAACTGAACGGATTCGCGCTGTTCGACCCGGCCACCTTGGCCGACGTTAAAAATGTACTGTTGAGTGAACCAAATGAGTGA
- a CDS encoding beta-ketoacyl-ACP synthase III, producing the protein MRLYSRITGTGSYLPPRRLSNADLVSELAAQGVETSDEWIVERTGIKARHFAAPDVCSSDLGLEAAQRALAAAGLSAQDIDLIIVATSTPDMVFPSTACILQNKLGANGGAAFDVQAVCSGFVYALTVADALIKTGTATKALVVGAEVFSRILDFRDRTTCVLFGDGAGAVVLEASETPGILASDLHADGKHVGILCVPGQVSGGQVIGDPLLKMDGQAVFKLAVGVLEQAARATLTKAGKTEADIDWLIPHQANIRIMQATARKLKMSMDKVIVTVDQHGNTSAASIPLALDSAVRSGKIKPRQLLMLEGVGGGFTWGAVLLQM; encoded by the coding sequence ATGAGACTTTATTCACGTATCACAGGCACTGGCAGCTACTTGCCTCCCCGGCGGCTTTCCAATGCTGATTTGGTCTCCGAATTGGCGGCTCAAGGTGTCGAAACCTCGGATGAGTGGATTGTTGAGCGCACCGGTATCAAAGCGCGCCACTTTGCCGCGCCTGATGTCTGCAGCAGCGACTTAGGCTTGGAAGCCGCCCAGCGCGCACTGGCAGCGGCGGGTTTGTCGGCGCAGGACATTGATCTCATCATTGTCGCCACGTCAACGCCAGACATGGTTTTCCCGTCGACCGCCTGCATTTTGCAAAATAAACTGGGTGCCAATGGTGGCGCCGCGTTCGACGTTCAAGCGGTTTGCAGTGGTTTTGTGTATGCGCTGACCGTGGCAGATGCGCTGATCAAGACCGGCACGGCGACCAAGGCTTTGGTGGTTGGCGCCGAAGTTTTTTCCCGAATTCTGGATTTTAGAGATCGAACAACCTGCGTTTTGTTTGGTGACGGTGCGGGTGCTGTTGTGCTTGAAGCCTCGGAAACGCCGGGTATTTTGGCCAGTGACTTGCATGCCGACGGCAAACATGTCGGCATCCTGTGTGTGCCGGGCCAAGTGTCGGGTGGACAGGTGATTGGCGATCCGCTGTTGAAAATGGATGGACAAGCCGTATTCAAGCTGGCCGTTGGTGTGCTTGAGCAAGCCGCCCGTGCGACATTGACGAAAGCGGGTAAGACCGAGGCTGATATTGACTGGCTCATTCCGCATCAAGCGAACATTCGCATCATGCAGGCGACTGCCAGAAAATTGAAAATGTCCATGGACAAAGTCATTGTGACGGTGGATCAGCATGGCAACACCTCTGCAGCGTCGATTCCCCTTGCACTGGATTCCGCCGTGCGCAGCGGCAAAATCAAACCCCGTCAGCTACTGATGCTGGAAGGGGTTGGCGGTGGATTTACCTGGGGTGCAGTGCTATTACAAATGTAG
- the plsX gene encoding phosphate acyltransferase PlsX: MITIAVDCMGGDHGTSVTLPACLAFLNQHSDARLILVGLPDALASFSHSRVNTVLASEVVGMDDPLEVALRRKKDSSMRVAIQQVKDGAAQAVVSAGNTAALMAISRYVLKTLDGIDRPAIAGQIPNAKGHGTTVLDMGANVDCTAEHLLQFAVMGAALVSALDNRENPTVGLLNIGEEAIKGNEVIKKAGELLRAASKAGDLNFYGNVEGNDIFKGTADIVVCDGFVGNVALKASEGLATMIVNFLKIEFSRNILTKMAAIAAYPIISALKNRMDHRRYNGGALLGLRGLVFKSHGSADAVAFEFALARAYDAARNNLLDRVQARIAHAAPLLVATEASALSRAVAPT, translated from the coding sequence ATGATCACTATTGCTGTCGACTGTATGGGAGGCGATCACGGTACGTCTGTCACGCTTCCTGCTTGTCTCGCCTTTCTAAATCAGCACTCTGATGCGCGTTTGATCCTGGTCGGCTTACCTGATGCGCTTGCTTCTTTCTCCCATTCGCGCGTGAATACAGTTCTTGCCAGCGAGGTGGTTGGCATGGATGACCCACTGGAGGTGGCGTTGCGCCGCAAGAAGGATTCGTCCATGCGCGTAGCGATCCAGCAAGTCAAAGACGGCGCAGCGCAAGCCGTAGTCTCTGCGGGGAATACCGCCGCCCTGATGGCGATTTCCCGCTATGTTCTGAAAACGTTGGATGGCATTGATCGCCCGGCCATTGCAGGTCAAATCCCCAATGCCAAAGGCCATGGAACAACTGTCTTGGACATGGGCGCCAATGTGGACTGCACCGCGGAGCACCTGCTCCAGTTTGCCGTCATGGGGGCTGCCCTAGTGTCTGCGCTGGACAACCGAGAGAATCCCACCGTTGGCCTGCTCAATATCGGTGAAGAGGCCATCAAAGGCAACGAGGTCATCAAGAAGGCTGGCGAGCTTTTGCGAGCAGCTTCAAAAGCGGGTGACTTAAATTTCTACGGCAACGTGGAAGGAAACGATATTTTTAAAGGCACCGCCGACATCGTTGTGTGTGATGGATTCGTTGGGAACGTCGCGTTGAAGGCCAGCGAAGGCTTGGCCACCATGATCGTCAATTTTTTGAAAATTGAGTTTTCTCGAAATATCTTGACCAAGATGGCCGCAATTGCGGCTTATCCCATAATATCGGCGCTCAAAAACAGAATGGATCACCGTCGCTACAACGGCGGGGCATTGCTGGGTCTTCGTGGCCTGGTATTTAAAAGTCACGGGTCTGCGGACGCAGTAGCATTCGAGTTTGCTTTGGCGCGCGCGTATGATGCAGCCCGAAACAACTTGCTTGACCGTGTGCAAGCCCGAATCGCTCATGCGGCACCTTTGTTGGTGGCGACCGAGGCGTCGGCGCTTTCCCGTGCGGTCGCTCCAACCTGA
- the rpmF gene encoding 50S ribosomal protein L32 has protein sequence MAVQQNKKSPSKRGMHRSHNALVVPGIAVEPTTGEIHLRHHISATGFYRGRKVLKTKSEA, from the coding sequence ATGGCCGTCCAGCAGAATAAAAAATCACCTTCCAAGCGCGGTATGCACCGTTCGCACAATGCTTTGGTTGTTCCTGGCATTGCAGTTGAGCCAACAACTGGCGAAATCCATTTGCGTCACCACATCAGCGCTACTGGTTTTTACCGCGGTCGCAAGGTTTTGAAAACCAAATCTGAAGCCTGA
- a CDS encoding DUF177 domain-containing protein, protein MNTESLAPRLDVKSFAQSSREISGHDALSNYERLLVETHGMGADRFLNWSAQGEIKTDEAGADQIWLHMQAAVTLHLTCQRCLAPVDSVVSVSRSFRFVASEEDAEQQDDDCEEDVLALTSEFKLSELIEDEILMELPLVPRHDECPSEVIMAAEDANFEVASAEKRNPFAVLAKLQDAKLK, encoded by the coding sequence ATGAATACTGAGTCTCTTGCCCCCCGTCTCGACGTCAAATCCTTTGCCCAATCGTCGCGTGAAATATCGGGCCACGATGCGCTGTCGAACTATGAGCGCCTATTGGTTGAAACCCATGGCATGGGTGCCGATCGTTTTTTGAATTGGTCTGCCCAAGGCGAGATCAAGACCGATGAGGCAGGTGCGGATCAGATTTGGCTCCACATGCAAGCCGCAGTGACATTACACCTGACCTGCCAACGTTGCCTGGCGCCGGTGGACAGTGTTGTGAGTGTGAGTCGGTCTTTCAGATTTGTCGCCTCGGAAGAAGATGCGGAGCAGCAGGACGATGATTGTGAGGAGGACGTCCTTGCGTTGACTTCGGAATTCAAGCTCTCAGAATTGATAGAAGATGAGATCCTGATGGAGTTGCCATTGGTGCCGCGGCACGATGAGTGCCCAAGTGAGGTCATCATGGCCGCTGAGGACGCCAATTTTGAAGTCGCTTCCGCTGAAAAGCGAAACCCGTTCGCAGTTCTCGCCAAGCTTCAAGACGCCAAGTTGAAGTGA
- a CDS encoding Maf family nucleotide pyrophosphatase yields MSEITPKKLILGSTSPYRRELLERLRIPFTVAAPEVDETPHPKETPQQLACRLAMSKARAVAAKFPDCIVIGSDQVADLEGEALGKPGDYPRAVAQLQKMRGKVVIFQTAVAVVCQRSGFAQMDLAQVKVTFRDLSDAQIDAYLRAETPYDCAGSAKSEGLGIALLSSIDNDDPTALIGLPLIRTCQMLEAAGLQLL; encoded by the coding sequence ATGTCAGAAATAACACCCAAAAAACTCATCCTGGGTTCGACCTCACCCTACCGGCGCGAGTTGCTTGAGCGATTGCGCATTCCGTTCACCGTGGCGGCGCCAGAGGTTGACGAAACCCCACACCCCAAAGAAACACCCCAACAACTCGCATGTCGCCTGGCGATGAGCAAAGCCCGCGCAGTGGCGGCAAAGTTTCCTGACTGCATTGTCATTGGCTCTGACCAGGTAGCCGACCTAGAAGGCGAGGCACTCGGCAAACCGGGGGACTACCCCCGTGCCGTTGCACAACTTCAAAAAATGCGCGGCAAAGTTGTGATCTTTCAAACGGCAGTCGCCGTCGTCTGCCAGCGAAGTGGGTTTGCGCAAATGGACTTAGCTCAAGTCAAAGTGACCTTCCGGGACCTGAGCGACGCACAGATTGATGCCTATTTGAGAGCCGAGACGCCCTATGACTGCGCGGGAAGCGCCAAAAGCGAAGGCCTTGGTATTGCTTTGCTTTCATCGATTGACAATGATGACCCCACCGCGCTGATCGGCCTGCCCTTGATTCGAACTTGTCAAATGCTTGAGGCTGCGGGTCTCCAACTTCTGTAA
- a CDS encoding SAM-dependent methyltransferase, giving the protein MTLSDTMPLGTLTVAARLEHWICENAKTTRAYLKRVGEVVPLSHPLQALNITELPREVHKKGDHTGNFDARPLLGAALQGRDIGLGSEAGMPAVADPGSSVVRAAHDLGIEVIPLTGPVSLLLALAASGLNGQNFAFVGYLPQEPVERAKRIRDLESLALKTGQAQLFIETPYRNAALMQSLLQTLQPNTRLAVSSGLTLRRGLCVSETVKNWRQKASATDNSTPAVFALGR; this is encoded by the coding sequence ATGACACTCAGTGACACCATGCCGCTGGGAACACTCACGGTGGCGGCCAGACTAGAGCACTGGATCTGCGAAAACGCCAAGACCACCCGAGCCTATCTAAAACGCGTTGGAGAAGTGGTTCCGTTGAGCCATCCATTGCAGGCACTAAACATCACCGAATTGCCGCGGGAGGTCCATAAAAAAGGGGATCATACTGGCAATTTTGATGCACGGCCTCTTTTGGGGGCCGCGTTGCAGGGGCGTGACATCGGGCTGGGGAGCGAGGCAGGCATGCCTGCGGTCGCCGACCCTGGCTCCTCTGTGGTTCGCGCCGCCCACGACTTGGGAATTGAAGTGATTCCGCTGACCGGGCCCGTATCACTGCTGCTGGCGTTGGCGGCCAGTGGACTCAACGGTCAAAATTTTGCCTTTGTTGGCTACTTGCCCCAGGAACCCGTCGAACGTGCAAAACGTATACGGGATTTGGAATCATTGGCTCTAAAAACCGGGCAGGCCCAGTTATTTATCGAGACGCCCTATCGCAACGCGGCCCTGATGCAATCATTGTTGCAGACGCTGCAGCCCAACACCCGACTGGCCGTTAGCAGCGGATTGACCTTGCGCCGCGGGTTGTGTGTCAGCGAGACCGTTAAAAACTGGCGGCAAAAAGCCTCGGCAACCGACAATTCGACCCCAGCAGTTTTTGCATTGGGTCGATAA
- a CDS encoding S49 family peptidase, whose translation MKNDSKNDVANDNWERKTLEKLVFATLGEQRSVRRWRTFFRLMWVAFFGFLVWMWFAQSHPTPDASTPHTAVVEIKGEIASGAEASADLINAALRSAFEDNGAQAVVLLINSPGGSPVQAGIINDEIRRLKALHLKPVYAVVEETCASAAYYIAVAADQIYVDKASIVGSIGVLMDGFGFTGLMEKLGVERRLMTAGENKGFLDPFSPQTDKQRVFAQAMLNQIHQQFIDVVKAGRGNRLKETPETFSGLFWSGQQAIELGLADHLGSLDFVAREVVKSEDIIDYTRRDNVAERLFKRFGVAMGEGAARTLSFHPSLR comes from the coding sequence ATGAAAAATGACTCAAAAAACGATGTGGCGAATGACAACTGGGAACGAAAAACCCTTGAGAAGTTGGTTTTTGCGACTCTCGGTGAGCAGCGCTCGGTTCGACGTTGGCGCACATTCTTTCGTCTGATGTGGGTGGCGTTTTTTGGATTTTTGGTTTGGATGTGGTTCGCCCAAAGTCACCCCACACCCGACGCGTCCACACCTCACACCGCCGTGGTTGAGATCAAAGGTGAAATTGCCTCCGGTGCTGAGGCCAGCGCAGACTTGATCAATGCAGCCTTGCGAAGCGCGTTTGAGGACAACGGCGCCCAGGCGGTGGTGCTGTTGATCAACTCGCCGGGGGGAAGTCCTGTGCAGGCCGGCATCATCAATGATGAGATTCGCCGTCTAAAAGCACTTCATCTTAAGCCGGTCTACGCGGTGGTGGAGGAAACCTGCGCTTCGGCGGCCTATTACATTGCCGTGGCTGCTGATCAAATCTATGTTGACAAAGCCAGTATCGTTGGCAGCATTGGCGTGCTGATGGATGGCTTTGGCTTCACCGGATTGATGGAAAAGCTGGGCGTAGAGCGACGTTTGATGACGGCGGGCGAAAACAAGGGGTTTTTGGACCCCTTTAGCCCTCAGACTGACAAGCAGCGCGTTTTTGCCCAAGCCATGCTGAATCAAATTCATCAGCAGTTCATTGATGTGGTGAAGGCCGGCCGGGGTAACCGCTTGAAGGAAACGCCAGAAACTTTCAGTGGGCTGTTTTGGAGTGGCCAGCAAGCCATTGAGCTGGGCCTGGCCGATCACTTGGGCAGCTTGGACTTTGTGGCGCGAGAGGTTGTCAAGTCAGAAGACATCATTGACTACACCCGCCGGGACAATGTGGCTGAACGGTTGTTCAAGCGTTTTGGCGTCGCAATGGGTGAGGGCGCGGCCCGCACCCTGTCTTTTCATCCTTCGTTGCGTTGA
- a CDS encoding Rieske 2Fe-2S domain-containing protein, whose translation MTESIPLCPSADLVDSSTAVSFDVTYIGQPCRAFAVRYQGQVHAYLNRCSHVPMEMDYQPNQLFDMTGHWLMCATHGATYHPQTGQCRMGPCRGALIKVEMSEFGDVVHWHTAQNLQPVEF comes from the coding sequence ATGACAGAGTCCATTCCACTGTGTCCATCAGCTGACTTGGTGGACAGTTCAACCGCGGTTTCCTTTGACGTGACCTATATCGGTCAGCCATGCCGTGCGTTTGCCGTTCGCTATCAAGGGCAGGTCCATGCGTATTTGAACCGCTGCAGCCACGTGCCCATGGAAATGGACTACCAGCCCAATCAATTGTTCGATATGACTGGCCACTGGCTGATGTGTGCGACCCATGGTGCAACCTATCACCCTCAAACGGGCCAATGCCGAATGGGGCCGTGTCGAGGTGCCTTGATCAAGGTCGAGATGTCAGAGTTCGGCGACGTCGTGCACTGGCATACTGCCCAGAATCTCCAACCCGTAGAGTTTTGA
- a CDS encoding HAD family hydrolase: MSHPQLIDSPNARRFDLIAFDWDGTLFDSTAIITRCIQNAVQDVGGAVPSDKDASYVIGMGLMEALAHAAPDVPVDRYLELGARYQHHYKIHQADISLFHGVLDMLSDLKARQHHLTVATGKSRRGLDEVLQTVELKNMFNGSRTADETAGKPHPRMLNELMDQFGTTPERTLMIGDTTHDLQMALNAGCARVGVSYGAHEPDAFHELSPLFIAHSVGELHEWLRINA; this comes from the coding sequence ATGTCGCACCCACAATTGATTGACTCGCCCAATGCAAGGCGTTTTGATCTGATCGCATTTGATTGGGACGGCACCTTGTTCGACTCGACTGCCATCATCACCCGTTGCATTCAAAATGCGGTCCAGGATGTCGGCGGAGCCGTGCCGTCCGACAAAGACGCGTCCTACGTGATTGGAATGGGCCTGATGGAAGCCTTGGCGCATGCAGCGCCTGACGTGCCTGTTGACCGCTACCTTGAGCTGGGGGCGCGCTATCAACACCACTACAAAATTCACCAAGCTGACATCAGCTTGTTCCATGGAGTGTTGGATATGCTATCGGACTTAAAGGCGCGCCAGCACCATTTGACCGTGGCGACAGGGAAAAGTCGGCGAGGATTGGACGAAGTTTTGCAGACAGTAGAGTTGAAAAACATGTTCAATGGCTCCCGCACGGCCGATGAAACGGCCGGAAAGCCACACCCTCGAATGCTGAATGAGCTGATGGACCAATTTGGCACCACGCCCGAACGGACGCTGATGATTGGAGACACCACACACGACCTGCAAATGGCGCTCAATGCCGGCTGTGCCCGAGTAGGTGTGAGCTACGGCGCCCATGAACCGGACGCTTTCCATGAGCTGTCTCCACTATTCATTGCGCATTCAGTTGGCGAGCTGCATGAGTGGCTTCGAATTAACGCCTGA
- a CDS encoding RluA family pseudouridine synthase, protein MEQIIVGNPVSPAPQVKTVLVDEDSAGQRLDNFLMRHLKGVPKSHVYRIIRSGEVRVNKGRASADDRVETGDLVRLPPVRISERVAEKASAMAATVASGAPARQFSILFEDEHLLAIDKPAGVAVHGGSGVSFGVIEQLRMARPQALFLELIHRLDRETSGVLLIAKKRSALKHLQNQFRERETGKTYLALVLGQWPGSKKVLDKPLHKYLLVDGERRVKVVSKDDPDGMPSVTLVKPRSTSTLDYTLLEVTIKTGRTHQIRVHLASEGYPIAGDDKYGDFDRNKQLMRMVDSPALKRMYLHAWRLQFSHPASGKRIELLASLPSELEQFSDHVAPTID, encoded by the coding sequence GTGGAACAAATTATAGTGGGCAATCCCGTGTCTCCGGCACCCCAAGTTAAAACCGTTTTGGTGGATGAAGATTCCGCCGGACAGCGTCTGGATAACTTCTTGATGCGTCACCTCAAAGGCGTACCCAAATCTCATGTGTATCGCATCATTCGCAGTGGTGAGGTTCGAGTTAACAAGGGCAGAGCTTCGGCGGACGATCGTGTCGAGACGGGCGATTTGGTTCGTTTGCCCCCGGTTAGGATTTCTGAAAGAGTGGCAGAGAAGGCGAGTGCTATGGCTGCGACGGTGGCCAGTGGCGCACCAGCACGCCAATTTTCAATTTTGTTTGAAGACGAACATCTTTTGGCCATCGACAAACCGGCAGGCGTTGCCGTTCACGGCGGATCAGGTGTCAGTTTTGGAGTGATTGAACAGCTGCGCATGGCGCGCCCGCAAGCCTTGTTTCTTGAGTTGATTCACCGACTGGACCGTGAAACCAGCGGCGTTTTGCTGATTGCCAAGAAAAGAAGCGCGCTCAAGCACTTGCAAAATCAATTCCGAGAGCGCGAAACAGGTAAGACTTATCTGGCGCTGGTGCTCGGGCAGTGGCCTGGTAGCAAAAAGGTGCTGGACAAGCCTTTGCACAAATACTTGTTGGTGGATGGTGAGCGTCGGGTCAAAGTGGTCTCCAAAGATGATCCGGACGGCATGCCGTCGGTGACTTTGGTGAAGCCCCGATCCACATCAACCCTTGATTACACCTTGCTGGAGGTGACGATCAAGACAGGCCGCACCCACCAGATCAGGGTCCACTTGGCCAGCGAGGGTTATCCCATTGCGGGTGATGACAAATACGGCGACTTCGATCGGAACAAGCAGTTGATGCGAATGGTGGATTCCCCTGCGCTCAAAAGAATGTATTTGCATGCTTGGCGCCTGCAGTTCAGTCACCCTGCGAGCGGCAAGCGCATTGAACTTTTGGCATCATTACCAAGTGAACTTGAACAATTCTCTGACCATGTCGCACCCACAATTGATTGA